Proteins encoded by one window of Microaerobacter geothermalis:
- a CDS encoding response regulator translates to MSNDYEKIKVLLIEDDPMVQEVNRQFIERTPNFQVVGVASNGQEGIKRLLELEVQLVVLDIYMPEKNGLETIQEIRTQNMDVDIIAITAARDTETIQQIFRFGAIDYIIKPFKYERLKHSLEKYWMLKHRMNQSDLTQEDIDHLRKYTQQPDDELPKGLHHYTLNQILQFLMERQDPLSAEEVAEGVGIARVTARRYLDYLEKIGRVNIDIKYGTIGRPINRYKLNGF, encoded by the coding sequence ATGTCTAATGATTATGAAAAAATTAAGGTTTTGTTAATCGAAGATGACCCAATGGTTCAGGAAGTGAATCGGCAATTTATTGAAAGAACACCAAATTTTCAAGTGGTTGGTGTTGCATCCAACGGACAAGAAGGAATCAAGCGATTATTGGAATTGGAGGTCCAACTTGTCGTTTTAGACATTTATATGCCGGAAAAGAACGGTTTGGAAACCATTCAGGAGATTAGAACCCAAAATATGGATGTGGACATCATCGCCATCACTGCTGCCAGAGACACCGAAACAATTCAACAAATATTTCGCTTTGGGGCGATCGATTACATTATAAAACCGTTTAAATATGAAAGATTAAAACATTCCCTTGAAAAGTATTGGATGCTAAAACATCGAATGAACCAAAGCGACTTGACACAGGAAGACATAGACCATTTAAGAAAGTATACTCAACAGCCCGATGATGAATTACCAAAGGGACTTCACCATTATACCCTGAATCAGATCCTTCAGTTTCTTATGGAGAGACAGGATCCTTTATCTGCTGAAGAAGTGGCAGAGGGAGTTGGTATTGCCCGGGTAACCGCCAGAAGATATCTTGATTATCTAGAAAAAATTGGACGGGTTAACATTGATATCAAATACGGAACCATCGGCAGACCCATAAACCGATATAAACTTAACGGTTTTTAG